The Candidatus Aminicenantes bacterium genome has a segment encoding these proteins:
- a CDS encoding phosphoribosylamine--glycine ligase (catalyzes the formation of N(1)-(5-phospho-D-ribosyl)glycinamide from 5-phospho-D-ribosylamine and glycine in purine biosynthesis) encodes GPKVLEFNARFGDPETQVVLMRLKSDLVDILEGSADENLFDINVDWDKNVSGCVVLAAKGYPDKYGKGQKIQGLERAKVQGLEVFHAGTALIKNSLVTAGGRVLNICASAPTLKETMDKIYNGISFIAFDDMTFRRDIGWSRR; translated from the coding sequence GGGCCCAAGGTTCTCGAGTTCAATGCCCGCTTCGGCGACCCCGAGACCCAGGTCGTGCTTATGCGCCTGAAAAGCGACCTGGTCGATATCTTGGAAGGATCGGCCGACGAAAACCTTTTTGACATCAACGTCGACTGGGACAAGAACGTCTCCGGTTGCGTGGTGCTCGCGGCCAAGGGCTATCCCGACAAGTACGGCAAGGGGCAGAAGATCCAAGGCCTGGAAAGGGCCAAGGTCCAGGGCCTGGAAGTGTTCCATGCCGGCACGGCCCTGATCAAGAACAGCCTGGTCACCGCCGGCGGCCGGGTGCTCAATATCTGTGCCAGCGCTCCAACCCTGAAGGAGACCATGGATAAGATCTACAACGGCATTTCGTTCATCGCCTTTGATGACATGACCTTCCGCCGCGACATCGGCTGGAGCCGCAGATGA